In the genome of Yarrowia lipolytica chromosome 1B, complete sequence, the window TGTATTGCTTACCTCGAGTCTTTCCGACCGAGCCCTGTCCGTCGTATTTTCGAGGAATGGCCTTGTATCCCTGAACCAGCACTCGAGTGACACTATGACGCAGCTCGTAAATGGTGAACTTGCCAGTGGAGTTGAACACCATAGCAAGAGCGCTCATTGTGTCTGCTCCCACGTACTGGTCGAGCGTCTGGAGCGCAAAGAAATCCCAGAACTCCTTAATCACGGTCACCTCATCGCCTGGTGTAAGAGCCAACGTGTGATATTTCGTTTTGAGAGACTCGTGGTGGCCAGCATCGGTAATGACGCCTGTGATTCGGATTTCCTCGCCGTCGAAAACAATCTTCTGGGCACGAACAGTGATGTAAATGAGCTTTCGAagcaccttcttcttgcctgCATTGCCCTGGATCTGCTCGTCATCAAAGGCGCCTGTGGTTTGTGGAACTGCTCGCAGTGTCTTGGCCTCGACCAAATCGCCTCTTTGGATCACGTTGGTCAGCGCATACAGGTCGTCAGTGGAATCCAGAGCGAGCTTTTTGTACTCCAGCTTGTTTTTCAGTCCCTTGGAGATGAGACGCATGTTGGATCAGATGTAGTAATAATGTCAGTAGAGAGCAGTTGTTGAGGTAAAAATGTCCTGTCGTGTATGTCAAGTCGGTTGATATCTATTGGTAAACGTGTCGGTTTCTGCTGAGCTTTGTCggggtgtttgtggaggcTCAGGCACTGCTTTTATAAACTTGCTGATATATGGAAAAGGCTTGATTGGGACTGTGAGAACCTAAAGTTCATGTGGGATGTCATATAGACACCGGGTGATATGAGCACCCATACACATCCTTCCACACACATACCCTCACACATTCATTTCACCTATCATCTGTTATCATATTAATATGAGTTCATTTCGCGTTCAATATGTCGATATTTCTCCCAAAATTCATTATGTACTCCGCCCATACTAATATCCCTCCTAGCGATAGCTAAGGCCTATGCTATTTTGTAAGACAGGCAAATAACCTCAAGACGTACCGTACAGCATCCACCGTTGCATCATCACAGTAATATCGACATCACACCCAGGCGACAAGAGCGACACCTAGGCTTTGGGTTTCTCAATTCTCCACGACAACAAAACTGCGACGACACAACGACCTACATAACCGCCTCGTCAACATGTCCGATCCGTTTGCGAAAATCGGAGCGGTGTTGGAGTCAGCCAAAGAGCTGACTCTTGAAGCTGCAGTATCAGCATCATCACGACTTCTGGTAGACGACGCTCCCCTGTCAGCGGAGGAAATCAAAAAGCTTCTTAATGCGCGCAGCGACCGTGACAGATTGGCGGGTATGCGCCAGGTCATTGGTTTCATGTCCAAGGGCAGAGGAGAGGAAGCTCAGCAGTTCTTTCCGGACGTGATGCGAAACACGGCGTCCCAGTCTCTTGACATGCGCAAGCTCGTGTTTGTGTATCTGATCCGTTACGCTCCCATGGAGCACGATCTGGCTCTTATGAGCGTCAACACCATTCAAAAGTCGCTCTCTGATTCGTCTCCCACTGTCAGATCTCTCGGAGTCCGAGTTCTTAGCTCCCTGAGGGTCCCGGCCATCTCAGGAATTGTTCTCTTTGCTATCAAGAAGGGTGTGACCGATGTTTCGCCATTAGTCCGAAGAGCTGTCGCAGGAGCTATCGCCAAGTGCTACGACGTGGATCCTTCCACATTCCCACAGTTGGTCGAGTTcttgcagcagctgctggccgACAAGAACGTTCATGTTGTCGGGTCGGCTATCATGTCCATGCTTCTCATCTGCCCCGACCGCCTCGACCTCATCCATCCCATCTACAGGCGTCTCTGCAGAATCATCCCCCAGCTCGACACGTTCGCAGCAGCTTCCGTCATTGATCTGCTAGTAAGATACAACCGTACCAATATTGCGCCACCAAAGGGCAACAATTCTGTCGACGCGGACACAGCTCTGCTTTTGTCGGCTCTTTATCCGGCCATTGAGAACTCATTGTCGCCTGTCTTCATCATGAGTGCAGTCAGTGCAGTCTACGCTCTATGCCCTGGACAAGTCCAGCCGGTTTACCAGGAGACCATCGAGGTGGGACTCGTGAGATTGCTCAAGAATGAGACCTTGGAAGTCGCTCTGACCATGATCAAGCAAATTATTCTTCAGAGAGACCAACCCAACGCATTTTCCACCCATGTTCATCGGTTTGTGGTCTTTCCCGACGACACCGCGTCCGTGGCTCTGCTAAAAATTGCCATCATGGCTTCAATCAAGGGCCCACGACAGTTTGTGTTGTCGGAACTCAAGCATTATGCTACCTCCACCTCTTACGAGCGCGAGGTTCAAGCAGCCGCTGTCTCGGCCATTGGATCCTGCGCCTCTGGGGGAACTAACAAGGAGTCCGACTctctggtcacgtggttgcTTCGTCAGATTCGATCTGAAGCACCCACTTTGTCCGAGTGTCTTACCTGTGTGCGTTTGTTGAttcaacagcagcctcagAAGCACGTCGCCACGGTGACTAAGCTGGCCAGAATTTATACTACGCTTGACACATCGGCTGAGACATCTCCTGCTAAGGCTTCTGTGGTTTGGCTTGTCTCCGAGTTCGTGTCTGTCGCCCCCGAAGTTGGAGAGGCTCTTCTTTACTCGGCATTAAAAAACGTTGCATATGAGGACACACCTGTTCGAGCCCAGATTATGGATCTGGCTTCCAAGGTGTACCTGTTCCGAATCAATGAGGTTGGCAAGGCAGCTGAAGGAGAACTCACTGAAGAAAAACAGATTGAGTTTTCCAGGTCGTTTGTTGGACAGTTGTATTCGCACGCTCTCTACTGTGGTCGATTTGATCCTTCATATGAGATCCGAGATAAGGTGCGACGTCTAGGAGCGTTACTCAGCAATCCTGCATCTACTGAACTGGCTACCCTAATGCTCCAGGCTCCCAAGCAGGCTCCCAAGGTGGACAGCACAAACACCGAGGGCGGTTTGGAGCTTAACACTGCTTCTGCGGTACTTGGAACACCTCTTAGTGGGTATGTTTCCCTGCCTCCTTGGGAAAAGGATCTCTCTGTTCTTCCTGATGCTCGTCTACGAGATGAACCTGAGGAGGTGGTTCACATGGACACCGAGAAGGTAGTTACAGGTATCAGTCACAAGGAACTGCCGTCAATGTCTTCCAATGGTACTAATGGTATGACTGCCACCAAGcccaagctgcagaagcagaCACTTGATGAGTTCTTCGCTGATACTGTTGGGAGCGAAGACAGtagcgaggaggaggaatgCGACAgtgatgacgatgatggtgaggaggaagacgaggaggagaaagacgaggaggaagaagacgaggaggaagaagacgagggggaagaagacgaagaggaggaggaagacgagagCTCGGAAGAAGATTCATCTGACGACGATCAGCCTGCTTCCCAATCTCCAGTCCCCGCTTCTCAGTCCCTTCTTCATGAAGAAAACCCGTTCGCCAACAGCTAGTCTAGTTGGCAACAAAAAATATAGCATTTGTCTATAATGAATCATGATGTTTAAATACACACGCAATACACCGTATCTGCTCcacagctacaagtagtgatCTCAGACGCTACTGTAGCATTTTTATAGATAACCGGTTCCGGATGTACTGAAATTTAGTCGGTTAGGAAAGAAGTATATTCTGTCAGCGACACTTGTTTCTGTCAAAGTTGAGGGAGGGATACTGTAGACTATTAGGAACAAAGACGCGCCAAGTCTGAGGGGCTTTCACATGGCACGTAACATTAATAATCAAGTAATCAGACATACGATTTATTCACGGTAAGTTATTTGTGCTCATTTTAACGTGGACTCCGGTCAGATGGCACATGGTTAGAGCATGTAGTTTCATGGGGGGTTCTGGACTGGCGTCTGCGTTCTCCAGAGTGCCGAACAGCTGCACGATTCGAGTCAGTACATAGCTGGTCTCTGTCAATGCGTATTGTTGGCCCAGACAGATTCTGGGCCCTCCGTTGAACGGCAAGTACTCCCATCCTCGTGATATGCCCTCTCCCCATCGTTCAGGTCGGAACTCGTCTGCATCTTCGCCCCAGAACTTTTTCAGACGATGGGTCGCGAACACACTGTAGACGAGTACAGAGTTCTTTCTGATGAGAATTGGTTGGCTCTCGTCCGGTCCCCCTCCTCTAGGTAGTGTTGTGTCACGTGTTGCGTAGCGAACATTGACGGGGACTGAAGGATACAATCTGAGTGTTTCATTGATGACGAATCGTAGGTACTCGCATCTCTTTAGAGACTCAAAAGTGATGAGAGACAGGTCCGAGCCAGAACCAAAAGTGCTCAGAATTTCGTCTCTCAGCTTGTTCCAAGTTTCAGGGTGTCTGGCTAACAAGTAGATGCACCAAGACAATAGAGAAGCCGTGGTGTCTCTTCCTGCCAGAAGAATGTTTAGGGCCTGGTCACTCAGAACCTGTGGAGATTTGACCTCACGAGCCAGCTCTGTGAGAAATACATACTTGTCATCAGCCTGCTTTTCCTTCTCGCTTTCAACAagagccttcttgacgtAATGGTCCACGAACTTGCGGACACTTTTGCTGGCCGTAAACAGCTCCTGTggtctccagagccagtaAAACATTTGAAGACGCACTCTGTAACCCCCATGGTGTTGAGCGAGATTGAAATCTGATTGGAATGATTTTCGCATAGGAATGGGCATGTCAGTCACAGTAGAGTCATCTTCAGCTGGATTGTCCACCGTCTGGCAGCTCACAGACTGACCAAAGAGAAACTCTGTGGCTGTATCGAGCGTCAAGTTAAAGAAAAGCCCTTGGATGTCAAATGAATCACCCTGTGGAATTTTGCGAACCAGGTTCTGGACATGTCGTTCGATCATATCAACGTCCGAAACTTGATCCCGGGCAAACTGTGGCCGTAGCATGGCTCGGGAGTGTTGCCAACCCTGTCCATCAAGAGTGAATATGCCGTCACCCAATATGGGGGCCAATTGGTTGTGTCTGACTCCTAAACAAAAGTCTTTGAACTGTGTAGCCAGCAAGGCTTTGAGGTTCTCAGGCTCTAGTGTAACAGTCACATCATTGCCTGCCAGCACCAGACCCACGGTCAGGTTTGGTTGTCGTTtggtgaagaagttgaCAAACTCGTCTAACAAGACATTGTTCTTGCCCGacttgaagaagaacaagaactCAGGAAAAGCCATAGGAAACGATGAGACGTCTCTCACCGGTGAACATTTCCACTTTTGGGCCAGCTTATAGCTCTGGTAGCGATATCGAAGACGGGTGAAAATCAGGTAAGACACCAGAAAGGCCAGGACGTAGAGTAGAATCATTTTATTGGACCAATTACAACCCAGCTGACATCTACGACTTTTTATATACCttccactacaagtagcccTTTAGTGTCCCTCCACCTTTTGACACTTAAAACAGAGTTGTCCTTACTTGGATGATGGATCAATTTTAGTGTGGGGCACGTTTGTGGGGTGCATAATCGTCAAAAAAGTAagaggtacttgtagtagaaaGACATTTGAAGGAATATTCACATGTGTTTGAGTTCCAATGAAGTTATAAAAAAAGGCGTCGTGGCATGGTGTCATACTCGTCCAATTCCAATCGCCACTATAGTGCCTCTTCGTAACGGTCGCTTGTACGTCTAGCAGACCCTAGGCTCAACCAAAGGCTACttcgtatgtactgcagctacagtattgtaaTGTCACATCAAAGGAAAGAGGCAGCAGGAACAACGGGTTACATATCCCACGTatagtacgatactgtacagtagtagcCCCTGTTTCGGACAGTGACACCAACGCGGTGTACAATACCGTCTTTGAATTGTGGGGTACCTCTGACTAGGCCGCATATTTGACACCTCTCAACAATGCTGTCATTTGGTGCAAATACTGATTAGTATTAATGATTACACAGGTAGCTAGCTATATTATTACTTGATTAGCCAACTACTATAGTTTGTTGCCTCCTTGTCAGGAGAAGCAGCATGAACCCACGGAACTCTGTATTCGCAAGGACAACGCGGTCAGATGACCCGATCATGGCAACAGTATATTTTCTCCCATCACTTTTGCTCCTACAAAAGAAACACAGCATCGATCTACTGTATCTGTTCCTGAGTCACTGTGATTGCATCCATGGCAGTCTCCACTGTAGCTGCCACTGATAATTACAGTAGCTAGCTATCGTActtacgagtacagtatgtacatactgtacttgtatatgGTCAATTAAGTGATGGGGGCAACCCCTTTCTGTAATATACATTATGCTAAATGTGAACTAACAATTCACTTGTAGTCTCTTAAACCCACAAATCCAACTCGTGTCGGTAAAATTCATCATCCTCTGGCATGTCGGGGTAGTAAGGAGTCATGGCATCGACATTATCGATGTACGCAGAGTTGTATGCCTTCCAGAACGGATCCCTGACCTTCCGGGCAGCATGGAACAGACCGGCCCAAATGTAATTAAGCACCAGGCCGGGTCCCAGGCAAAGACGAATGCCCTCAATGGCGTCCAAAATACGCACGATCACGTGAGGAGACGTCTCATAGATGTTGGGAATCAGCAGATTGAGAAAATGCACCATGGCATCCTCGGCTCCGAGACCCACGCAGTTGATGGCCAGATGGCGCACAACAGTGGCTGCCGTCTGTCGATGTACGTGGTCTCTGTCTGTAAGAGCATCTTCCAGCAGGGGAGCCACAGCGTAAATGTAGTCTTTGGCCATATCTCCAATGTACTCAAACATGAAGGTCATGGCTTTAAGAACACCGTTCTGGACGTTGATCTCAGGAACACGGTACTCGTTCATCAGAGCAGGAAGCACGGTGAACGGAGAACAAGTCTCGGCCACAATACCAATCGCCACAGCTGTACAGACACGAGACTGACGTTCCTGGACTCGCAGGTTAGATAGCAGCGTGGCCAATACATCTTGGGGGCCAATCGCCTTGGCGATATATCCAAATGTGTTATTTGCTGCCTTTTGAATGGTCTTCTTGTGTGCCTTAAGGAGATCAATGAGCTCGAAACAGATTCGCATCCATTCTCGAGCGGACACATACTCGGGACCTCGGTCGGCAATTCGACCAACCAGATCGATGGTGTTCTCCTGTACCTTTTCGTGTCGGTTACGCAGAATAGGCGTCAGACGAGGCAGAAGATCTCGAATGGGGGGAGTCATTGAAGCCAGACCAACAACAgcgacaatggccttgagggCTCCAAGCAGAGAACCCAGAGCCTCAGGATACTCTTCTCCAAGCTGCTCGTACAGGATTTGTCCCAGCTTGTTGAGGgcctcatcttctccacagtTCTTCATAACTCCAGCAATCTGGCCAATCAAGTCGGCAGCCTGACTTCGAACAATAGGGGACTTGTTGGAGAGTCTGAACAGCACGGAAGACGTGATCTGAGAAAAGTAGGGTGCGGCTCGTGTATCAAGAGCTTGGATAACTGTTCCGAAGCCTCGTAGCATGACAATCGAGTCGGCTCGGTTGGCATTGGCAGCTGGTGATTGCAGCTGGAACGCCGTCAGAATACCGTCAACCAGACGGGTTTCCAGTTTCGAGCCGGCCTCGATATCAGCAATTCCGAGATTGGC includes:
- a CDS encoding uncharacterized protein (Compare to YALI0B20680g, similar to uniprot|O13939 Schizosaccharomyces pombe Probable beta-adaptin clatharin assembly protein, similar to Saccharomyces cerevisiae APL6 (YGR261C); ancestral locus Anc_5.45), which gives rise to MSDPFAKIGAVLESAKELTLEAAVSASSRLLVDDAPLSAEEIKKLLNARSDRDRLAGMRQVIGFMSKGRGEEAQQFFPDVMRNTASQSLDMRKLVFVYLIRYAPMEHDLALMSVNTIQKSLSDSSPTVRSLGVRVLSSLRVPAISGIVLFAIKKGVTDVSPLVRRAVAGAIAKCYDVDPSTFPQLVEFLQQLLADKNVHVVGSAIMSMLLICPDRLDLIHPIYRRLCRIIPQLDTFAAASVIDLLVRYNRTNIAPPKGNNSVDADTALLLSALYPAIENSLSPVFIMSAVSAVYALCPGQVQPVYQETIEVGLVRLLKNETLEVALTMIKQIILQRDQPNAFSTHVHRFVVFPDDTASVALLKIAIMASIKGPRQFVLSELKHYATSTSYEREVQAAAVSAIGSCASGGTNKESDSLVTWLLRQIRSEAPTLSECLTCVRLLIQQQPQKHVATVTKLARIYTTLDTSAETSPAKASVVWLVSEFVSVAPEVGEALLYSALKNVAYEDTPVRAQIMDLASKVYLFRINEVGKAAEGELTEEKQIEFSRSFVGQLYSHALYCGRFDPSYEIRDKVRRLGALLSNPASTELATLMLQAPKQAPKVDSTNTEGGLELNTASAVLGTPLSGYVSLPPWEKDLSVLPDARLRDEPEEVVHMDTEKVVTGISHKELPSMSSNGTNGMTATKPKLQKQTLDEFFADTVGSEDSSEEEECDSDDDDGEEEDEEEKDEEEEDEEEEDEGEEDEEEEEDESSEEDSSDDDQPASQSPVPASQSLLHEENPFANS
- a CDS encoding uncharacterized protein (Compare to YALI0B20702g, similar to uniprot|O74128 Yarrowia lipolytica ALK2), encoding MILLYVLAFLVSYLIFTRLRYRYQSYKLAQKWKCSPVRDVSSFPMAFPEFLFFFKSGKNNVLLDEFVNFFTKRQPNLTVGLVLAGNDVTVTLEPENLKALLATQFKDFCLGVRHNQLAPILGDGIFTLDGQGWQHSRAMLRPQFARDQVSDVDMIERHVQNLVRKIPQGDSFDIQGLFFNLTLDTATEFLFGQSVSCQTVDNPAEDDSTVTDMPIPMRKSFQSDFNLAQHHGGYRVRLQMFYWLWRPQELFTASKSVRKFVDHYVKKALVESEKEKQADDKYVFLTELAREVKSPQVLSDQALNILLAGRDTTASLLSWCIYLLARHPETWNKLRDEILSTFGSGSDLSLITFESLKRCEYLRFVINETLRLYPSVPVNVRYATRDTTLPRGGGPDESQPILIRKNSVLVYSVFATHRLKKFWGEDADEFRPERWGEGISRGWEYLPFNGGPRICLGQQYALTETSYVLTRIVQLFGTLENADASPEPPMKLHALTMCHLTGVHVKMSTNNLP